Proteins encoded by one window of Arachis ipaensis cultivar K30076 chromosome B04, Araip1.1, whole genome shotgun sequence:
- the LOC110271545 gene encoding uncharacterized protein LOC110271545, producing MAPYEALYGRKCQSPLCWYESGEVSVLGPDLIPETIENIKKIRARILTAQSRQKSYADQRRKPLEFEVGEHVFLRVTPTTGIRRAIKTKKLKPRYIGPFKVLRQFGLVAYQVALPPHLSNLHDVFHVSQLRKYMSDAAHVLEPESVELRENLTFQVTPMKIDDTSVKKLRGKDVSLVKVAWERAGVEEHTWESEFEMQKDYLKNELMRKIDIDEIRNCECVGRKLLNVLDFDEKRSFERFGIGWNVYGKKWW from the exons atggctccgtatgaagcCTTGTATGGACGAAAGtgccaatctccactttgttggtaCGAATCTGGTGAAGTAAGTGTATTGGGTCCAGATTTGATACCGGAAACTATTGAGAACATTAAGAAGATTCGTGCAAGGATTCTAACTGCTCAGAGTCGACAGAAGAGCTACGCGGACCAGAGAAGGAAACCGCTAGAGTTTGAAGTGGGAGAGCATGTATTTCTTCGGGTGACACCGACAACTGGGATTAGAAGAGCAATCAAGACTAAGAAGTTGAAGCCAAGATACATAGGACCGTTTAAAGTTCTAAGACAATTCGGGCTGGTAGCGTATCAAGTAGCTTTGCCACCTcatctgtctaacttgcatgacgtattccacgtgtcacaactccGCAAGTACATgtcggatgcggctcatgtgttgGAGCCTGAGTCGGTGGAGTTGAGGGAAAACTTAACCTTCCAAGTAACGCCAATGAAGAtcgatgacactagtgtgaagaagctgCGAGGAAAGGACGTTTCATTGGTTAAAGTTGCTTGGGAGCGAGCAGGAGTAGAAGAGCATACGTGGGAATCAGAGTTTGAAATGCAAAAGGATTATCTCAA GAATGAGTTGATGAGAAAGATTGATATTGATGAAATAAGAAATTGTGAATGTGTTGGTCGGAAATTGCTTAATGTGTTGGATTTTGATGAGaaaagaagttttgaaaggtTTGGTATAGGTTGGAACGTGTATGGTAAGAAATGGTGGTAA
- the LOC110271546 gene encoding uncharacterized protein LOC110271546, whose translation MDQLQGDGVFSKIDLRSGNHQISVKEDDIPKTAFRTRYGHYEFAVFRPFLDKFVVVFIDDILVYSKTVKEHEEHLRVVLQILKEQKLYAKLSKCEFWKEEVKFLDHVVSKGGLAVDPSKVEAVMEWERPTTVTEVISFLGLVGYYRRFIEGFSWIALPMMKLTRKEVPFVWTSECEESFQTLKQKLTLAPVLILLEPHEPFEANVVADALGRKSLTIAWMRIKEEELVDKFVNLKLDIGEVAGRACLN comes from the exons atggatcaattgcAAGGAGATGGAGTGTTTTCCAAGATCGATTTGAGATCCGGTAACCATCAAATAAGCGTGAAAGAGGATGATATCCCTAAGACTGCGTTTAGAACacgctatggacactacgagtttgcg GTGTttcgtccctttttggacaaattcgtggtggttttcatagatgaCATCTTGGTTTACTCTAAGACGGTAAAGGAGCATGAGGAACACTTGAGGGTTGTGCTACAAATCCTAAAGGAGCAAAAGTTGTACGCTAAGTTGtcgaagtgtgagttttggaaggaggAAGTGAAGTTCTTAGATCATGTGGTGAGTAAAGGAGGACTAGCCGTAGACCCTTCGAAGGTagaagcggtgatggaatgggaaagaccgaCAACCGTGACGGAAGTGATAAGCTTCTTAGGTTTAGTTGGATATTACCGGAGATTTATCGAAGGATTCTCCTGGATTGCGCTACCGATGATGAAATTAACAAGGAAAGAAGTGCCATTTGTGTGGACGTCGGAGTGTGAAGAGAGTTTTCAGACTTTGAAGCAGAAGTTAACTTTAGCACCTGTTTTAATCCTACTGGAACCGCACGAACCGTTTGAA GCGAATGTGGTAGCAGACGCTTTGGGTCGGAAATCTTTAACAATtgcttggatgagaatcaaggagGAGGAGTTAGTGGATAAGTTTGTGAATCTTAAGCTGGATATCGGTGAAGTTGCCGGAAGAGCTTGTTTGAACTAG